A genomic window from bacterium includes:
- a CDS encoding ethylbenzene dehydrogenase-related protein — MRVNRFLTAAFAATLVLLTACEEPANVPEPTYPQDTWFAVALTDNSWESHDVAALVRLDFGGTVRENVVAPKQVDTPPVLDGRDNDRAWDHAGATTLILEPVNGGTGIAAVSVKCVYTEEEIFFFLSWQDPTGTGSDIPGRWKYAGGEWYDRFDEDGQPDGDGELIAEDMLAFLWPNPDTYPDFDQQGCTATCHAEGGGYRHGTPRGTYIDAWVWGAGRTNPREQVSDGWMAFVGWGFDVGTAPFLANRPGDGFVPRTPLYQHTDDPNANAHYLFEEEAVPFRPEGWLGGNTVPGFVLQISDGSRADVRGRGVYSAGYWSIEVGRSLLTEDALDFQLLWPEVQGDGE; from the coding sequence ATGCGTGTAAACCGCTTTTTGACCGCCGCGTTCGCGGCGACGTTGGTGCTCCTGACGGCCTGCGAGGAACCGGCGAACGTCCCCGAACCCACCTACCCCCAGGATACTTGGTTCGCCGTCGCCCTGACCGATAACTCCTGGGAAAGCCACGACGTAGCCGCGCTGGTGAGGCTGGACTTCGGGGGCACGGTTCGGGAGAACGTGGTGGCGCCCAAGCAGGTGGACACCCCGCCGGTGCTGGACGGGCGGGACAACGACCGGGCCTGGGACCACGCCGGGGCGACGACCCTCATCCTCGAACCCGTCAACGGGGGCACCGGCATAGCCGCCGTTAGTGTGAAGTGCGTCTACACCGAGGAAGAGATATTCTTCTTCCTCAGCTGGCAGGATCCCACCGGCACCGGCAGCGACATCCCCGGCCGCTGGAAGTACGCCGGGGGCGAGTGGTACGACCGGTTCGACGAGGACGGCCAGCCCGACGGGGACGGTGAGCTCATCGCCGAGGACATGCTGGCCTTCCTCTGGCCCAACCCCGATACCTACCCCGATTTCGACCAGCAAGGATGCACCGCCACCTGCCACGCGGAAGGAGGCGGGTATCGCCACGGAACTCCGCGCGGAACCTACATAGACGCCTGGGTCTGGGGGGCCGGCCGCACCAACCCCCGGGAACAGGTGAGCGACGGCTGGATGGCCTTCGTCGGCTGGGGCTTCGACGTGGGCACGGCGCCCTTCCTCGCCAACCGCCCCGGCGACGGCTTCGTCCCCAGGACCCCACTCTACCAGCACACCGACGATCCCAACGCCAACGCCCACTACCTCTTCGAGGAGGAGGCGGTTCCCTTCCGACCCGAGGGCTGGCTCGGGGGGAACACGGTGCCCGGGTTCGTTTTACAGATTTCGGACGGGTCCCGGGCCGACGTGCGGGGGCGCGGCGTGTACAGCGCCGGCTACTGGTCCATCGAAGTGGGGAGGTCCCTTTTGACCGAGGACGCGCTGGACTTTCAGCTCCTGTGGCCCGAGGTGCAGGGCGATGGGGAGTAG
- the fusA gene encoding elongation factor G encodes MAELRNVVLVSHSGVGKTTLAESMSFDAGASKRRGSVGEGNTTSDFDDEEIARHFSISASLLRLNTSGKVVNLIDTPGTLDFSGEVVGGIYAADAAVALVSAVAGVETGTVRCWDIATDRGLPRALFINRMDRENANFAKAMETCQAAFGKTCVPVQLPIGAHTSFKGLVDLIANKAYVYATDGSDDCEVTEIPAELADAVAQAREKLIDAVAAADDALIEKYLDQGTLSASELHGGLAKAFLEGAIHPIFVGAAELGIGSRPLLDAITDYFPAPGQVPPPRTLAGDEEKALPEGALAALIFKTTVDPFAGKLSLVRVFRGTLSGEAFNVNRGKNERCSNLFNVHGNSQESVGELTEGDIGAIAKLELTLTGDTLAKSGSPRFAGMPLPQPLMKRSVFPASKGDEDKMSTGLSRLQEEDPTLHSTRNDQTKEMILAGLGDQHLQVAVARLQKKYGVNVELKIPRIAYLETITRKAEGHGRHKKQTGGRGQFGDCQIEFWPLERGKGVVFEDAVVGGVIPNKFIPAVEKGLNEAYANGYLCGCPIVDIHARLFYGSYHSVDSSEMAFKVAASLAFKDAMTRAAPVVLEPIMRVEVFVPDEFMGDIAGDISSKRGKILGMEPRGKMQVVRALVPEGELSNYSTELRSMTGGQGTYSLEFNGYEQAPSEIQQRIVEEHKREKE; translated from the coding sequence ATGGCCGAGCTGCGTAACGTAGTCCTCGTCTCCCACTCAGGCGTGGGCAAGACCACGCTGGCGGAGAGCATGAGCTTCGACGCCGGCGCCTCGAAGCGCCGGGGAAGCGTGGGCGAGGGCAACACCACCAGCGACTTCGACGACGAGGAGATAGCGCGCCACTTCAGCATCAGCGCCTCCCTCCTGCGGTTGAATACTTCGGGGAAGGTCGTCAATCTCATAGACACACCGGGCACGCTGGATTTCTCCGGCGAGGTCGTGGGCGGGATTTACGCCGCGGATGCCGCCGTAGCCCTCGTATCCGCCGTGGCGGGCGTGGAGACCGGCACCGTCCGCTGCTGGGACATCGCCACCGATCGGGGCCTGCCCCGCGCGCTCTTCATCAACCGGATGGACCGCGAGAACGCCAACTTCGCCAAGGCGATGGAGACCTGCCAGGCCGCCTTCGGTAAGACTTGCGTCCCTGTGCAGCTGCCCATCGGCGCCCACACGTCCTTCAAGGGCCTGGTGGACCTGATCGCCAACAAGGCTTACGTTTACGCCACCGACGGCTCGGACGACTGCGAGGTCACCGAGATTCCAGCGGAGCTCGCGGACGCCGTGGCCCAGGCGCGGGAGAAGCTCATAGACGCCGTGGCCGCCGCCGACGACGCCCTCATCGAGAAGTACCTGGATCAGGGCACCCTCTCCGCCTCCGAGCTGCACGGGGGGCTGGCCAAGGCCTTCCTCGAAGGAGCCATCCACCCCATCTTCGTGGGAGCCGCCGAGCTGGGTATCGGCAGCCGACCCCTTCTGGACGCCATCACGGACTACTTTCCCGCACCCGGCCAGGTTCCGCCGCCCAGGACGCTCGCCGGCGACGAGGAGAAGGCGCTGCCTGAAGGTGCGCTCGCCGCCTTAATCTTTAAGACAACCGTTGACCCCTTCGCCGGCAAGCTCTCCCTGGTACGCGTGTTCCGAGGCACGCTCTCGGGCGAGGCCTTCAACGTCAACCGGGGTAAAAACGAGCGCTGCTCGAACCTCTTCAACGTCCACGGCAACAGCCAGGAAAGCGTCGGAGAGCTCACCGAAGGCGACATCGGCGCCATCGCCAAGCTCGAGCTCACCCTCACCGGCGACACCCTGGCGAAGTCCGGGTCGCCCCGTTTCGCGGGAATGCCCCTGCCGCAACCCCTGATGAAGCGCTCCGTTTTCCCCGCCTCCAAGGGCGACGAGGACAAGATGTCCACCGGCCTCTCGCGCCTGCAGGAGGAGGACCCCACCCTGCACTCGACCCGCAACGACCAGACCAAGGAGATGATCCTGGCCGGCCTGGGCGACCAGCATTTGCAGGTCGCCGTCGCCAGGCTGCAGAAGAAGTACGGCGTGAACGTCGAGCTCAAGATCCCCCGCATCGCCTACCTGGAAACCATCACCCGGAAGGCCGAGGGCCACGGTCGCCACAAGAAGCAGACCGGCGGACGCGGCCAGTTCGGCGACTGCCAGATCGAATTCTGGCCGCTGGAACGGGGGAAGGGAGTGGTGTTCGAGGACGCCGTCGTGGGCGGCGTCATCCCCAACAAATTCATCCCCGCCGTGGAGAAGGGGCTCAACGAGGCCTACGCCAACGGATACCTCTGCGGCTGCCCCATCGTGGACATCCACGCCAGGCTTTTCTACGGAAGCTACCACAGCGTGGACTCCTCGGAGATGGCCTTCAAGGTCGCCGCGAGTCTGGCCTTCAAGGACGCCATGACCAGGGCCGCCCCCGTGGTCCTCGAGCCGATAATGCGCGTTGAGGTCTTCGTCCCCGACGAGTTCATGGGTGACATCGCCGGGGACATCAGCTCCAAGCGGGGGAAGATTCTGGGCATGGAGCCGCGCGGCAAGATGCAGGTGGTCAGGGCCCTGGTTCCCGAAGGCGAGCTCTCCAACTACTCCACCGAGCTGCGCAGCATGACCGGCGGCCAGGGGACCTACTCGCTGGAGTTCAACGGCTACGAGCAGGCCCCGAGCGAAATCCAGCAGAGAATCGTCGAGGAGCACAAACGGGAAAAGGAGTAG
- the rsmI gene encoding 16S rRNA (cytidine(1402)-2'-O)-methyltransferase yields the protein MAKKKGCLFLVGTPIGNLDDITTRAVETLKVVDVIACEDTRQTRKLLAHYKINKKRLLRCDQHITYAVGRELVELFNQGLSIAYVSDSGMPAISDPGSALVRLCVDNHIDVVPIPGPNAAVTALATSGFSSSSFIFEGYLPRKPQERLARIQRLKSLEMPVVVYASPHRIKRILKDIASEMPDREVVICREMTKINEEVLRGTAEEVNLELDEDRTRGEFVLVIDRAADSEDNRFVMDNVPSDRVERALRICIQNFEMSPNNASKIISAILGIPKQEIYHLAVTIPRRRPPR from the coding sequence ATGGCTAAAAAGAAGGGTTGTCTATTCCTCGTCGGCACCCCCATCGGGAACCTCGACGACATAACCACGCGGGCCGTTGAGACCCTCAAGGTCGTAGACGTCATCGCCTGCGAGGACACCCGCCAGACCCGCAAGCTCCTCGCCCACTACAAGATCAACAAAAAGCGCCTTCTGCGCTGCGATCAGCACATCACCTACGCCGTGGGCCGGGAGCTGGTCGAGCTCTTCAACCAGGGGCTTTCCATTGCCTACGTCTCCGATTCCGGGATGCCGGCCATCTCCGATCCCGGTTCCGCGCTGGTCCGGCTATGCGTGGACAACCACATAGACGTCGTTCCCATCCCGGGTCCCAACGCGGCCGTCACCGCCCTGGCGACCAGCGGCTTCTCGAGCTCGAGCTTCATCTTCGAGGGCTACCTGCCCCGTAAACCCCAGGAGCGCCTGGCGCGCATCCAGCGCCTGAAGAGCCTGGAGATGCCCGTCGTGGTTTACGCCAGCCCGCACCGCATCAAGCGCATCCTCAAGGACATCGCCTCTGAGATGCCGGACCGGGAGGTCGTCATCTGCCGGGAGATGACGAAGATCAACGAAGAGGTGCTGCGGGGGACGGCGGAGGAGGTCAACCTCGAGCTGGACGAGGATCGCACACGGGGCGAGTTCGTCCTGGTCATTGACCGGGCGGCCGACTCCGAGGACAACCGCTTCGTGATGGACAACGTACCCTCGGACCGGGTCGAGCGGGCGCTGCGCATCTGCATCCAGAACTTCGAGATGAGCCCCAACAACGCCTCGAAGATCATCTCGGCCATCCTGGGAATCCCCAAGCAGGAGATATACCACCTGGCGGTCACGATTCCCCGCCGCCGTCCGCCGCGGTAG
- the smc gene encoding chromosome segregation protein SMC — protein MFLKKVSISGFKSFPDPIELGFREGVTAIVGPNGCGKTNIADAIRWALGEQRVKSLRGRQMTDVIFSGSEARKPVGMAEVALLLSNEDQALPLEYTDILISRRLFRSGESAYLLNRNPCRLKEIHDLLLDTGIGINTYAIIEQAQVDQILSKEPLERRELFDEAAGIGRYKKSRAEALKKLAETDEGLLRLADRLEELEAQLRSLRREVKKAERHRLAGEELARLEAWISLHHWRTHQVAVEELEGSIAGAEDDRIAVSAELSTLDAEITRIREAQLAVQNELGEAENRRYSSLTRVKDFENRLSVSQERQAGRQRRRVQIEAESARLNEEREGTQTRLTEAEREKKKLEDRLESVNASIESRREALEALTTSCEDAEKGVSRLGSRLIELAALSSGGERVKIERLARTDALEGELESLASSVETDRRSKGEHEGRLKKAASKVEKLEGRLAALEERCAETIELQRKVNGELVEASEETRRALERLNHVRAELESQEKIHVRHEGYQRGVTAVLASADKGALSGIVGTLAQLVRTEERYEAAVEAALGASAQAVVCRTEGDVRRAVDLLNRLRAGRVRFLPLDLIRARQPVRRAAEINAAGLVGDALDLVTFDDGVAAAVEFALGGTLVAESLGEAVTILREWRDRVAFRRIVTLQGEVVESGGVIVGGMREGLAEGLLSRVRELDRLRENLREAEEAYRVVHQSEDELRRRFSATDQSLVAQREQSTETRLELERERLEVERLTAELSRLEETIKRSLARTAEIQTELAGLEPLPEGAEANPEEEAALWEEHSAALAESERLSAERDSARNALEEERLARGKQESRLEVLTGEIERCGRDLAALDAQTASLREELSELDRESEEADADLEKLTSAVSELTLGSDDEERRFQDIHRRMGEIGTELGDKMGARGTVASRAAEIEKKLSGLRESLIRERAEQDRLVIEAREHTGHDITGMELGEDFDLALTHRQVERLRHHRESLGEINYAAVSSYDAACERRDFYRSRRDELERGAVSLGESIRHLNAEASERFLVTFNQVVVNFERLFRNLFSGGEARLTLTGGDPLEGGIEVDVRPPGKGSQPLIGRSGGERALTAIALLFALFEVKPSPFCILDEIDAPLDDANVDRYLKLLAIFAQKSQFLVITHNRRTMEAADTLVGVTMVEAGVSRLYTLAFSGGRLVTEEDQRSFSLKRKNLGGGPRKG, from the coding sequence TTGTTTCTGAAAAAGGTCTCCATCTCCGGCTTCAAGAGCTTCCCCGACCCCATCGAGCTGGGTTTCCGCGAGGGCGTCACCGCCATCGTCGGCCCCAACGGCTGCGGGAAGACCAACATCGCCGACGCCATCCGCTGGGCGCTGGGCGAGCAGCGGGTCAAGAGCCTCCGCGGCCGGCAGATGACGGACGTCATTTTCTCCGGCTCCGAGGCGCGCAAACCGGTGGGCATGGCCGAGGTTGCGCTCCTGTTGTCCAACGAGGACCAGGCGCTGCCCCTCGAGTACACCGACATCCTCATCTCCCGCCGCCTCTTCCGCTCCGGGGAATCGGCCTACCTTCTCAACCGCAACCCCTGCCGGTTGAAGGAGATCCACGACCTCCTCCTGGACACCGGCATCGGGATAAACACCTACGCCATCATCGAGCAGGCCCAGGTGGATCAGATTCTCTCCAAGGAACCGCTGGAGCGGCGGGAGCTCTTCGATGAGGCGGCGGGCATCGGCCGGTACAAAAAGAGCCGCGCCGAGGCCCTGAAGAAGCTCGCCGAGACCGATGAGGGGCTTCTGCGGCTGGCCGACCGTCTCGAGGAGCTGGAGGCCCAGCTCCGCTCGCTTCGGCGGGAGGTGAAGAAGGCGGAACGGCACCGCCTTGCCGGTGAGGAGCTCGCGCGCCTCGAGGCGTGGATAAGCCTCCACCACTGGCGGACCCACCAGGTCGCCGTCGAGGAGCTGGAGGGTTCCATCGCGGGGGCCGAGGATGACCGCATCGCGGTCTCGGCGGAGCTCTCGACCCTGGACGCCGAGATAACGCGGATCAGGGAGGCGCAGCTTGCGGTCCAGAACGAGCTGGGCGAGGCGGAGAACAGGCGGTACAGCTCCCTCACCAGGGTGAAGGACTTCGAGAACCGCCTGAGCGTCTCCCAGGAGCGTCAGGCGGGTCGCCAGCGCCGTCGGGTCCAGATAGAGGCCGAGTCCGCCCGCCTCAACGAGGAGCGGGAGGGGACGCAGACCCGCCTCACCGAGGCCGAGCGAGAGAAGAAAAAACTCGAGGACCGACTGGAGTCCGTGAACGCCTCCATCGAATCCCGGCGTGAGGCCCTGGAGGCGCTCACCACGAGTTGTGAAGACGCCGAGAAAGGCGTCTCCCGGCTGGGTTCCCGTCTGATCGAGCTGGCGGCGCTCTCCTCCGGCGGCGAGCGGGTGAAGATCGAGAGACTGGCGCGCACGGATGCCCTCGAGGGCGAGCTCGAGTCCCTGGCGTCGAGCGTCGAAACCGACCGGCGTTCTAAAGGGGAGCACGAGGGGCGCTTGAAGAAGGCCGCCTCCAAGGTGGAAAAGCTGGAGGGCCGCCTGGCCGCCCTCGAGGAGCGATGCGCCGAGACGATCGAGCTTCAGCGCAAGGTGAACGGCGAGCTGGTCGAGGCCTCGGAGGAGACCCGGCGGGCGCTCGAGCGGCTGAACCACGTCCGGGCCGAGTTGGAGAGCCAGGAGAAAATCCACGTCCGTCACGAGGGCTACCAGCGCGGCGTGACGGCGGTGCTAGCCTCCGCGGACAAGGGCGCGCTCTCCGGAATCGTCGGGACCCTGGCCCAGCTAGTGAGGACCGAGGAGAGGTACGAGGCCGCCGTGGAGGCCGCTCTCGGCGCCTCGGCCCAGGCGGTCGTCTGCCGGACCGAGGGGGACGTGCGGCGGGCGGTGGACCTGTTGAACCGGCTCCGCGCGGGCCGGGTGCGTTTTCTCCCCCTGGACCTCATCCGCGCCCGGCAGCCGGTGAGGCGCGCCGCCGAGATTAACGCCGCCGGGCTCGTCGGCGACGCCCTCGACCTGGTCACATTCGACGACGGGGTGGCCGCCGCCGTGGAGTTCGCCCTGGGCGGCACGCTGGTCGCCGAGTCCCTCGGGGAGGCGGTGACGATACTCCGGGAGTGGCGCGACCGGGTCGCCTTCCGGCGCATCGTCACCCTCCAGGGGGAGGTGGTCGAGTCCGGAGGGGTCATCGTCGGGGGGATGCGGGAGGGGCTGGCCGAGGGTCTCCTGTCCCGGGTTCGGGAGCTGGACCGGCTCCGGGAGAACCTGCGGGAGGCGGAGGAGGCCTACCGGGTGGTCCACCAGAGCGAGGATGAGCTTCGCCGCCGCTTCTCCGCCACCGATCAGAGCCTCGTCGCCCAGCGTGAGCAGTCCACCGAGACGAGGCTTGAATTGGAGCGCGAGCGCCTGGAGGTTGAGCGACTGACCGCTGAACTTTCCCGCCTGGAAGAGACGATAAAGCGGTCCCTGGCCCGCACGGCCGAAATCCAGACCGAGCTGGCCGGGCTCGAGCCGCTCCCCGAAGGAGCGGAGGCGAACCCCGAGGAGGAGGCGGCACTGTGGGAGGAACACTCCGCCGCCCTCGCCGAGTCGGAGCGGCTGTCCGCCGAGAGGGACTCGGCCCGGAACGCGCTCGAAGAAGAGCGCCTGGCGCGCGGCAAGCAGGAGTCCCGGCTCGAGGTCCTGACCGGCGAGATCGAGCGTTGCGGGAGGGACCTGGCCGCCCTCGACGCCCAGACGGCGTCCCTGAGGGAGGAGCTGTCCGAGCTGGACCGGGAGTCGGAGGAAGCGGACGCCGATCTGGAAAAGCTCACCTCGGCGGTGTCCGAGCTCACCCTGGGCTCCGACGACGAGGAGCGCAGGTTCCAGGACATCCACCGGAGGATGGGCGAAATCGGCACCGAGCTGGGGGACAAGATGGGTGCGCGGGGTACCGTCGCATCGCGGGCCGCCGAGATCGAAAAAAAGCTCTCCGGCCTCCGGGAGTCGCTGATCCGGGAAAGGGCCGAGCAGGACCGGCTGGTCATCGAGGCCCGGGAGCACACCGGTCACGACATCACCGGGATGGAGCTCGGGGAGGATTTCGACCTCGCCCTGACGCACAGGCAGGTCGAGCGCCTCCGTCACCACCGCGAAAGCCTGGGTGAGATCAACTACGCCGCCGTCTCCAGCTACGACGCCGCCTGCGAACGCCGCGACTTCTACCGTTCGCGCCGTGATGAGCTGGAGCGCGGGGCCGTGAGCCTGGGCGAATCCATCCGCCACCTGAACGCCGAGGCGAGCGAGCGGTTCCTGGTGACCTTCAACCAGGTGGTGGTCAACTTCGAGAGGCTGTTCCGGAACCTCTTCTCCGGCGGCGAGGCCCGGCTGACACTCACCGGGGGGGACCCGCTCGAGGGGGGGATCGAGGTGGACGTCCGGCCTCCGGGGAAGGGGAGCCAGCCGCTCATCGGCCGCTCCGGCGGCGAGAGGGCGCTCACCGCAATCGCCCTCCTCTTCGCCCTCTTCGAGGTCAAGCCCAGCCCGTTCTGCATTCTGGACGAGATTGACGCCCCCCTGGACGACGCCAACGTGGACCGCTACCTGAAGCTTCTGGCCATCTTCGCCCAGAAGAGCCAGTTCCTCGTGATCACCCACAACCGCCGCACGATGGAGGCGGCGGACACGCTGGTGGGGGTCACCATGGTGGAGGCGGGGGTGAGCCGCCTGTACACCCTGGCCTTCTCCGGCGGGAGACTGGTGACCGAGGAGGACCAGCGGTCTTTTTCACTGAAGAGAAAGAATTTGGGCGGGGGTCCGAGGAAGGGCTAA